The genomic segment GAACGTTTTCAGCGGATCGGGCGCGCCATTTCCCGCCCCAGGTGGCATGAACCGGACAAAATGTGCACTGGGCGACGCACCCGCGCGAGGTATTCAGCGGGGTGAAGGGTTTACGCCGCGTCAGAAGAAATGCTTCCCCGATTTCAAAATATCTCTCCATCGGGAGGAGGTGCCGCGCCGGCCAGGGCAATTCATCCAAATTCTCGATGAAGCGGGTCTTGGGAAGCACCCGCACAATCCCATTCTGTCTGGAAGCCAGGCCGTCGAGCCCGGAGTAGTCCCCAATCTCGATGCTTCTTAAGAGATCCCGAAAGCTGTGCTCGCCCTCCCCGAGCACCACGAAATCAATTTCTCTATGTTGAATTACATTTTCCGGCACAGCCGACGGATGCGGGCCGCCGATGACGGTAACAATCTCCGGGCTGACTTTTCTGACAAGTTCACAGACCTGAAGCGCCTCCCGGAACCCCGAGGAAAAGGAGTTCGAGACGCCGATTACGTCCGGGGCGAATGCCTCGATCCTTTCGCGAAGTCTTTCAAAGCTAAGGCCGTAGCGGATCAGGTTTCTCCCAAGTTCGATTTCGGTCTCATACCCCTCCACGACGCTGTCCACGATCTGAACCTGGTAGTCCTTTTCTATCATTGCTGCCAGGTAGCCGAGTCCGATGGGAGGATGCACACCTTTGGGTTCGGAACTCAGGTCCGTATGCACGGTCAAAGGGGGTTGAATGAGAAGTATTTTCTCGATTTTCTTTCTTTCGCTCATGAACTAAGGCTTCCCTTCCCAACCATTCTCAGCTATTGGCGCGGCGCATTGGATATACGCTCCGCAGGCGGACGTTCGTGCGCCTTCCCGGGCTTCAATGTCCCAACTCTTGCCAACTTCTCCTTGACGAACAGCCATCTGAGCCGGAAGACCCCCTTCATGTCTTCCCAGGCGGTGGGAACAATCCTGACGCGGCTGTCGTCGTCCTCAATCCAGGTTACTGGGATTTCTTTGATCCGGTACCCTCGCCTCTCGGCCAGCACAAGAAGTTCGGTATCAAAGAACCAGGATTGATCCTTAACCTGAGGCACGAGGTCTTCCACAATTCGTCTGGTCACCGCCTTGAAGCCGCACTGGGCGTCTTTGAACTTGACAAACAAGAGACACTTCAGGATGACATTGTAGGCTCTTGAGGTGATCTCTCTTTTCAGGCATCGTTTCGTATTTGCACCCTTGGCAAGGCGCGAGCCAATCGCGATGTCATAGCCTTCCCGCCCAAGCGCGTAAACAAGCTTCGGCAAAGCCGCCAGTTCA from the Terriglobia bacterium genome contains:
- a CDS encoding B12-binding domain-containing radical SAM protein — protein: MSERKKIEKILLIQPPLTVHTDLSSEPKGVHPPIGLGYLAAMIEKDYQVQIVDSVVEGYETEIELGRNLIRYGLSFERLRERIEAFAPDVIGVSNSFSSGFREALQVCELVRKVSPEIVTVIGGPHPSAVPENVIQHREIDFVVLGEGEHSFRDLLRSIEIGDYSGLDGLASRQNGIVRVLPKTRFIENLDELPWPARHLLPMERYFEIGEAFLLTRRKPFTPLNTSRGCVAQCTFCPVHATWGGKWRARSAENVLDEIEHLVKTYGIREVHFDDDNLVLNRKRAEKLFQGIIDRKLDIVWTVPTGLALWAVDENLLGLMRASGCYKLFVAVESGDEHMLHDVIKKPLDLRKVKPLVRSMQKYGIEVESFFVVGMPGESRDTLKRSFRFARELDTDTTHFFFANPMPGTRLWDLCERGGYFVPDFSLDNIRVERANINTPELPAAELERLVAHEELISRIMALARHPFRLTKKYLSYFKKDRRIVVNFLLKNLRRTCGRVELKN
- a CDS encoding glycosyltransferase family 2 protein, with product MSDIRVDVVIPVLNEAHVLEASVATVREFLQKQVGFKWRIVVVDNGSTDGTLKVAENLAETFDDVACVHLKERGRGRALRESWRVSTADIVLYTDVDLSTELAALPKLVYALGREGYDIAIGSRLAKGANTKRCLKREITSRAYNVILKCLLFVKFKDAQCGFKAVTRRIVEDLVPQVKDQSWFFDTELLVLAERRGYRIKEIPVTWIEDDDSRVRIVPTAWEDMKGVFRLRWLFVKEKLARVGTLKPGKAHERPPAERISNAPRQ